Proteins encoded together in one Myxocyprinus asiaticus isolate MX2 ecotype Aquarium Trade chromosome 21, UBuf_Myxa_2, whole genome shotgun sequence window:
- the LOC127412269 gene encoding protein LBH-like, translating to MTDIMNNPDHSRGEFTVSDSEEQGVSFQIFPDTQERNPKLSKRLPSIVVEPTEGEVESGELRWPPDDLRSTNSSSHKHTPSQEITQMSDSPTQITNSKSADEAKCSSVETSGAAERN from the exons ATGACAGATATAATGAACAACCCAGATCACAGTCGAGGAGAATTCACTGTGAGTGATTCAGAAGAGCAAGGCGTTTCCTTTCAG ATTTTCCCAGACACACAGGAGCGCAACCCCAAGCTGTCAAAACGGCTGCCCTCCATCGTGGTGGAGCCCACAGAGGGAGAGGTGGAGAGCGGAGAGTTACGTTGGCCCCCAGATGACCTGAGAAGCACAAACTCTTCCAGCCATAAGCACACACCCTCCCAAGAGATCACACAGATGTCAGATTCACCGACCCAGATAACTAACAGCAAGAGTGCAG ATGAAGCCAAGTGCAGCAGTGTGGAAACATCAGGAGCTGCCGAGCGTAACTGA